From Pseudorca crassidens isolate mPseCra1 chromosome 15, mPseCra1.hap1, whole genome shotgun sequence, one genomic window encodes:
- the LOC137206413 gene encoding thymosin beta-4 gives MSDKPDMAEIEKFDKSKLKKTETKEKNPLPSQETIEQEKQAGES, from the coding sequence ATGTCTGACAAACCCGATATGGCTGAGATTGAGAAATTCGATAAGTCgaaactgaagaaaacagaaacgaaAGAGAAAAATCCACTGCCTTCACAAGAAACGATTGAACAGGAGAAGCAAGCAGGCGAGTCGTAA